The following proteins are co-located in the Xiphophorus maculatus strain JP 163 A chromosome 8, X_maculatus-5.0-male, whole genome shotgun sequence genome:
- the LOC102223931 gene encoding sushi domain-containing protein 2-like has protein sequence MRRSTAVIFVFLVSYICKTLGETCEQNCGKKLDSCSCHPTCGSLGSCCSDYKEYCINTSPYSGSILGGTDFVVLDTNFNKSSEIVCRFDNKTNTLGYVDGDGRGHCISPLLYETGWVSLQISSDGGITFNRAGSWLSVHTGKLASQFKAILVNSTKWQYYGTPNVGGDLQMTWNTTLVNAEKVNIEVWGYEETGEPYSESWQGEWRYLYSLTKDHPNNGSFKFLPKVAEGDFSRWELGALRVSSSNYPDGMWNVQAAWSEDHALAWHLEERFRQNSTGWALDKCLAWDKLENELPNFLTEIIDCPCTLAQARADTGRFHTDYGCDIEKGSVCTYHPGSVHCVRAIQASPKYAAGQQCCYDSTGAQVLTADSIGGSTPDRAHDWGSPPFKKPPRIPGQSHWVYDVLSFYYCCLWSDNCYYYFKHRPSSDCRRYQSPSSAVVFGDPHFITFDDVSYSFNGKGEYTLVRSEEKQLTVQGRTEPVKDSEKTINATKLTAVAMREGSSDIIEVRLDRRNDGLELLRNQQTLSFAEQTWMDLHGVFVFSPVPTNVTVMFPSGAGVEVRRRGETMTTTVLLPEEFKNSTVGLLGKMNGDARDDLALSNGQLVQNHSNPEELFSFGASWAVENTSALFTYDSEYLLNSYCFAPRHDPNFMPVFSVPENPDDPLNTQAAAICTGEGSQFCRYDILVGRSTLIGNATRVSFQSHVSLVDDLKPVISCGWLPPPANGKKQGTTYLQWAKVKFYCNDGYKLSGSEERTCQSNGKWSGEDASCSVPSNIAGIVAGSVIGALTLIVIITTIILHSRKQKRKSSDSDEERSNTSKL, from the exons GAGAGACGTGTGAACAAAATTGTGGGAAAAAATTAGACTCCTGCTCCTGCCACCCAACATGTGGGTCTCTTGGATCTTGCTGCTCTGACTACAAAGAGTACTGTATAAACACGTCTCCGTACTCTGGGTCCATACTGGGTGGGACGGACTTTGTTGTCCTTGATACAAACTTCAACAAAAGCTCTGAAATTGTTTGTAG GTTTGATAATAAAACTAACACTTTAGGGTATGTGGATGGAGATGGTAGAGGCCACTGTATTTCCCCACTGTTATACGAAACCGGATGGGTTTCTTTGCAGATCTCCTCAGATGGCGGCATCACATTCAACAGAGCTGGATCATGGCTTTCAG TTCACACAGGCAAGTTAGCTTCTCAATTCAAAGCTATTCTGGTGAACTCAACAAAGTGGCAGTACTATGGAACGCCTAATGTTGGAGGCGATCTACAGATGACATGGAATACCACTTTAGTCAATGCAGAAAAGGTCAACATAGAGGTCTGGGGATACGAAGAGACAg GGGAGCCGTACTCAGAGTCCTGGCAGGGTGAGTGGCGGTATCTGTACTCCCTTACCAAGGATCACCCCAACAATGGCTCCTTTAAGTTTTTACCCAAAGTAGCAGAGGGAGATTTTTCTAGATGGGAGCTTGGTGCCCTTCGTGTCAGCTCAAGCAACTACCCTGACGGCATGTG GAACGTCCAAGCTGCATGGAGTGAGGATCACGCTCTGGCCTGGCATCTAGAGGAACGCTTCAGGCAGAACTCAACAGGATGGGCTCTGGATAAGTGCTTAGCCTGGGACAAGCTGGAAAACGAGCTGCCAAACTTCCTCACTGAGATCATCGACTGCCCATGCACGCTGGCTCAAGCAAGAGCAGACACTGGGAGGTTTCAT ACTGATTATGGCTGTGATATAGAGAAAGGGAGTGTGTGCACATACCACCCTGGGAGTGTCCACTGTGTGAGGGCGATACAAGCCAG TCCTAAATATGCAGCAGGACAACAGTGTTGCTACGACAGCACCGGTGCTCAGGTTCTCACAGCAGACTCGATTGGCGGTAGCACTCCAGACCGGGCCCACGACTGGGGGTCGCCTCCTTTTAAGAAACCCCCTCGGATCCCAGGACAGTCCCACTGGGTTTATGATGTCCTAAGTTTCTACTACTGCTGCCTTTGGTCAGACAATTGCTACTACTACTTCAAACACCGGCCCTCCAGCGACTGCAGGCGTTACCAATCTCCCAGCTCAG CGGTGGTGTTTGGAGATCCACACTTTATTACCTTTGACGATGTCAGCTACTCGTTCAATGGCAAAGGGGAATACACTCTGGTCAGATCAGAGGAGAAACAGCTGACAGTCCAAGGCAGAACAGAGCCTGTAAAGG ATTCAGAAAAAACGATAAATGCAACAAAGTTGACGGCTGTAGCTATGAGAGAAGGGTCGTCAGACATCATAGAGGTCCGGCTTGATAGAAGGAATGACGGCCTTGAGCTACTGCGCAATCAGCAAACCCTCTCCTTTGCAGAGCAGACCTGGATGGATTTACACG gcgtgtttgtgttttctcccGTCCCTACAAATGTAACTGTGATGTTTCCATCTGGAGCCGGGGTGGAGGTGCGACGTAGGGGTGAAACTATGACCACCACTGTCCTGCTGCCGGAGGAATTCAAAAACTCCACTGTGGGACTGTTGGGGAAGATGAATGGTGACGCCAGAGATGACCTTGCCCTCAGCAATGGGCAGCTAGTGCAGAACCACAGCAACCCAGAGGAGCTGTTCAGCTTTGGGGCAAGCT GGGCTGTAGAAAACACATCCGCTTTGTTTACATATGATTCCGAATACCTTCTGAACTCATATTGCTTCGCTCCAAGACATGATCCAAATTTTATGCCAGTATTTTCTGTCCCTGAGAATCCAGATGATCCGCTGAACACCCAGGCAGCTGCGATATGCACTGGAGAGGGCTCTCAGTTCTGCAG atATGACATCCTAGTCGGTCGTAGCACGTTAATAGGAAATGCCACAAGAGTTTCTTTCCAGAGTCACGTTTCTCTAGTGGATGATCTGAAGCCAG TGATCTCCTGTGGATGGCTCCCACCACCTGCTAATGGGAAAAAGCAGGGAACCACCTACCTACAATGGGCCAAGGTCAAGTTTTATTGTAATGACGGCTACAAGCTTAGTGGATCAGAGGAACGCACATGCCAGAGTAACGGCAAATGGTCTGGAGAAGATGCAAGCTGCAGTGTTCCCA GTAACATTGCTGGAATAGTTGCTGGTTCGGTCATTGGAGCATTGACTCTGATTGTAATTATAACAACGATAATTCTCCActccagaaaacagaaaag GAAAAGTTCAGATTCAGATGAAGAAAGAAGTAATACCTCCAAGCTCTAG